Genomic DNA from Ornithorhynchus anatinus isolate Pmale09 chromosome 14, mOrnAna1.pri.v4, whole genome shotgun sequence:
CGCTCCCCAAGAGGCTGGGGGCAATCTGAAAGGAGAAATTTCACGGGGGGTCATTCAGGGTTAAATGGCGCACACCCCCCCGGGGTCTTTCAAACTCTTTCTGTCCCTGctccctaataataacaactgtggcattttgttaactccttactatgtgccaggccctgtactaagccctggggtggatagaagcaaatcgggttggacccgttccctgtcccacgtggggctcacagtctcaatccccattttatagatgaggtcactgaggctcagaaatgatctgtccaagctcacacagcagataagtggtggaacctggattaaaacccatgacagtgtgcacgggcttcggagtcagaggtggtgggttctaatcctgcacccaccacttgccagctctgtgactgtgggcaagtcacataacttccctgtgcctcagttaactcatttgtaaaatggggattaataataatggtggtatttgttaagcgcttactatgtgcaaagcactgttctaagcgctgggggggatacagggtgatcagattgtcccacgtggggctcacagttttaatccccattttacagatgaggtatctgaggcccagagaagttaagtgacttgcccacagtcacacagctgacaagtggcagagccgggagtcaaacccacgacctctgacttcgaagcccaggctctttccactgagtcacgctgcttccccaaagactgtgaggccccacgatggatacctgataaacttgtatgtaccccagcacttagaatagtgcttggcacatagtaagcacttaacaaataccattattattattttgactccatgacccatgctctatcctctacaccgcactgcttctccctacTAATCCTGTCCCCTCAGAATTCCAAACTCAgttgaactggggcaagtcacctaatctaAAAGCCACacaatcacccctccctccctcctttggccCCACGCTGTGCTTCAAGGCGAAGCAACACGGTATAGTGGCCAGAGtccgggcctggcggtcagaaggtcatggattctaattccggctctgccacttgtctgctgtgtgaccctggacaggtcacttcacttcgctgggacTATTATAATATTGTtaaatattgtacactcccaatcgcttagtacggtggactgcaaacagtaagcgctcagtaaatatgatcgaatgactcagttccctcatcgcaaatggggattaagactgtgaacatcatATAGGatgctaacctgattagcttgtctccacctcagcacttaatacagtgtctggaggacagaaagcgcttaaattccataattttttttaacatattaTATTCCAAATAACTTTCGCTTAAATTAACAGTGCTAATGGTCACCCAAGAAAATTCCATTCCATGGCTACGACATTATGTCTAAAGGTCGGGATACAGAATGGAAGGCAAAATTCAACAGGAGAGCCAAAGAAGACGGACAAACGTACGTGATCATCATAAATTGTCAACGCAGCCTCGTATTCACCCTGGAAAAAAAGCACGACAACAAAAAAACTGTGATTCACTTCTATCTAATATAAAATGGAGTTATTGAGCTTACCAAAAATcaataacaacaacgataatgataataataggcacttattaggtgctaagcactgagtgctggggtagatgtaaagctctggactaagcttctgagagagttagtagacagagtCCAGCCCTCCGGAGTTTACACTCTTGAAGAGGAGgtcggcgctggggtaggtaaaagcaaattgggttgaagacagtctctgtcccatttacagctcacagtcttcaaccccattttacagttgaggcaactgaggcacagtgaagggaagccacttgctcaaggtcgcacagcagacaagtggcatgggatgggaatccaggtccttctgactcccaggtgggggctcttcccactaggccatgctgcttctaagcaaaTTCATACCAAAAGAGATTGTCCTGTGACTAAGAAGTCCAGTAATTCCCCTATTGAGGAGGATCCAGAGGAGGAATGACACAAACTATACTCCAGATGTGAAATCCCCCCCTGAACACCAATTAGACAGTCGTTTTGTGGGATCCATGGAGAAAGCAGGAGATTAGGATAGCTCTGCTTTTTCCACACACTCagacacagcaataataataaacttctctgggcctcagttccctcatctgtaaaatggggattgaagactgtgagctccatgtgggacgcaGACCGTATtcaactctgtctaacctgattagcttggatccaccccagcacttagaacagtgcctggcacagagtaagagcttaacaaataccattaaaaaaataataaaaaatgcttactagatgcaaACCCCTGGGGCCAAACCACACACTCTGAAAGAAGTGTATGGCATGCTATTTTTTGAAAATGCCTGGCAAAAATAACTTCAATTTTTAAAGCATGTTAAAATATTTGGCCCCAATATATTTTGATTAAACACCATACCCAGATGTGAAAATACCAACTACTGTGAAAGTACAGCACATACACCTGCTGAAATACCACAGTGGAAGGAATAAGCATATCTTCCTCATGATCTTTTGGTAATTTCAGGTCTCTCGGCCAATGTCCCCGTAGAAAAACTGACATGGGGTCCTCTTACCTTTTCAATAAGGTACAAACTCCAGTGCCAATAATTATGGCAAGCAAGCATATCACAGTcctgagaagagaaaatgggtgaCAGAGAATATCTGATCTGACCTGTTCCCTCCATCTTATCTATAAactctcctcacccccactcTCCTGCTCGcaagctctcctcctcccaagcccacctctttttttatttttaaagggtatctaaatggcatttgttaagcgcttcctaggcgctTCCTAAGCACCAGgcgaatcacgttggacacaatccctgtcccacatggggcccagggtcttgggcagggaatgtgtccgtttattgttatatcgcactctcccaagcgcttagtacggtgccttgcacacggtaagcgctcaataaatacgattaaatgaattttacagatgaaggaactgaggccagagaagtgaagtgacttgctcatggacGCCCAGCTGGCACCTGGTGGGGACCgggtgagaacccagggcctcttgtctcctaggcccgggctctttccactgggccttgctgcttctcgcgGAATTGCCATTTCACACCACTCGCAGTAAAAGTAGAAGATGGGGTTGCGGTCCTCAAGGCGCTTATGTCTGATAAATGCTCGGGTGAATGAGATGGCGTAAAGGGAAGAGCCCCCCCAACAAAGAGACGCCCCCTTAACGAAGCGTACCTTCCagttgttttcagagcactgcatGAATTCCAGCCCAGCCTCGACCTCTGCTTTCATCTCGTGGATGTGGGCGATGGTGTGGACAGACCAGGCATCCCTCTGTTCGATTGACAAAGCCTAGAGCGGCGGGAAGCAAACCGTTTTGGCTCCCAGGAAGCACTTCCACTGAGATTGCATCCgtagctgtaaattatttgtggttttcttttcataataataataatgttggtatttgttaagcgcttactatgtgccaagcactgttctaagcgctggggtagacacaggggaatcaggttgtcccacgtggggctcacagtcttaatccccattttacagatgagggaactgaggcaccgagaagttaagtgacttgcccatagtcacacagctgacaaatggccgagctgggatttgaacccgtgacctctgactccaaagcccgtgctctttccactgagccacgctgcttctcatggtatttcatgcttttcatggtatttgtttagccattATCctctatctgtcccagcgctttgCGCAATGCTtaggcgcacagtaagagcttcacGGACACCAAAGTTATtgttattagggaagcagtgtggctcagtggaaagagcccgagcttgggagtcagaggtcgtgggttctaattccagctcccaccacttgtctgctttgtgaccttgggcaagccacttctctgtgcctcagttacctcatctgtaaaatggggattcagaccaagtcccacgtggactatctatcccggcgctcagaacggtgcttggcacatagtaagctcttaacaaatattattattattataaggcaaaTAAACAGCTGATCCGCTCCACGGACTAGAATTCTGGCCGATTTTCTCGGCGTCCGGTCGGCTGCAGGACAAGCGGATGTTTAAACTCCATCCTCCCCTTTGAtagtctcaatcaatggtatgtattgagtgcttattgggtgcttaatggTAGACAAGGGAACAGGTCAAGTCCTTTTAGGGTAAAAGAGAATCTCAGGGTTAAATCTGTGTCTCCCCTACCCTATAGCACAGCGCCTAGCCCCTGGAAAGCACGTGGTCGATACCGGCAACTAAACCTGACCGTGACCTTGTGCCGAGGTCCCCTCCCCAAACTCCGTCCAAGACAGCGTGTTCCCAAGGCTCCAACGCTGGCATATTCTTTGAGGTGCAACGTCACCACGGGGCGAGATAGGAGCCCCGGAGAACATTTTGAAGGCCCCCAGGGGAACTGAGAGTCCTCGGCCTCCCGGCTGTTGCTGGTTAATGCTGCCTTTGgcctagttttgttttttttaaatatttgttaagcacttcctatgtgccaggcacacataCTAGACGCCCGGATAGAggccagctcatcaggttggacacagttcctcgtcccacgtggggctcacagtctcagtccccattttacggaagagggaactgaggcccagagaagtgaaaggactcgcccaaggtgactcagcaggcaagtggaggagccgggactagaattcaggtcctctgactcccaggcccgtattctattcactgggccacgcggcttcgcttttatattgtactctcccagacgcttagtacagtactctctacacagtaagtggctaataaatatgattgcttgattgattaaatagtaactgtggtatttgttaagtgcttatgatgtgcataactgaactcagcactgaactcagcactgggatgggatacgagataatcaagtcccacttggggctcacaatcttagtaaatcccagactaagcccccacttttctcccctcccctctccatcgccccaactctcttcctttgctctacccccttccacagcacttgcgtatatatgcacatatttataattctatttatttatattaatgatgtgtatatatctggaattctatttatttatattgatgctactggtgACAGTTTACTTGTTCTGGCTGTTTTTGAAACTGCTTCCTGtcgtaatctcccaaacacttaataagctgctctgcacacaagcagcagcatgatctaatggactCTGGACTCTGACCCCGTTGTGGgaggggattgcctctctttattgccgtttctcaagcgtttagtacagtgctcgggacacagtaggcgctcaataaatacgactgatcgaatggaaggagcatgggtttgggagccagaggatctgggctggaattccagctctgccacttacctgctgggtgactttaccttaacttctctgtgcctcagttccctcatctgcaaaatggggattcaatacctgttctcccacctacttattcgttcatttaatcgtatttattgagcgcttactgtgtgcagagcactctaccaagtgcttgagaaagtacaatacagcaataaagagagacaatccccgcccacaacgggctcacagtctagagtccatTAGATCACGCTGCGTCTTGCGTGCAGGGCAGCTTATTAAGTGTCTGGAAGATTACGACAGGAAACGGTTTCAAGAAAGCTTtcacatccatcaatcaatcagtggtatttactgagcactgactgtgtgcagagcactgagctgagcacttgggcaagtacaataaaaCCATATTGGAAGGTGTGATCCCAGccaacaaggagctgacagtctagagggattaatgATTACCAGCGGCTCCCTGTCTAGCTGCCCTTTCGTTCTTTCGCTACTGAACGACCCAGGGAAACAGCGGAAAAGCTGGAAAGCGCTgctaatcagtcgatggtattgattcattcactcaattgtatttattgagctcctactgtgtgcagagcaccgtactaagtgcttagaaagaacaatacagcaatgaagagagtcaCTTCCTGCGCAGTTTCCAAAGGCTCTTGGGAAGATAGGCAAGCCAAAAAAACGGCCGCGATCACCAAGTGCCAGACGACGCGGACCGCTTGAAAAGAAGGGTGAGCGAAGTCAAGTCGGCAGCGCTGGCTGATCTTTACGAAGGAAATATTGGTTCCCCGAGTGACAGAGGAGCTTTGACCTGCCCTACCTGCAGGAGTTGCcgtgagcacttaccgagtgcagagcactgtactaagcacttaggagaacataataaaacagagttgattacCGATGCACTTACCTCTTTGGCAAGCGCTTCTGCTTGGTCATAAAAGTTGGTTTCCATCAGTCCAAAGGAATAAATGCCCTTCACGTAGCTGAAAAGGAACAAAAAGAGCAGAGGAGTTGAACGGGCTAAGGTTGATAGCTCAGGATACTCAGCCTGGCCAGGcccatcccagttcttccacaacATGGCACGAATCCCAGGAGTGAACGAGACTCGTTTCCAGTCATCCCCACTGCCGCCCGGAAGCCAGAGTCGGAGGAACCGTTCCTTCGTCCCTCGGAAGGCGTCTCTGGGCCCGTTTCGGCGTCCAGCACCCGTCCTCCCCGGGTGCCCTGACCGTGAGGCGCCGGCCCCTACCTACTGAGGGGAAGGTGAGGTGACCAGTAAGGATAAACCCGGGCTACAGAGTCCCTCATCTGTGGCTGGTAGCCCAGGTAGAAATACGTGTCGTGGGCAAACTTCAGCGCCAACATATCCGTCGGGTGTTTCTGTAAGATCCGTTCCCATAGGTCACAGGCTTTGGGAAGGCGCCTGGAGAACAAAACGGCATTCACGGCTCAACGCCTGGCAAACGCGGACacgatattattatttttaataataataatgataataattgtggtatttgttaagcgcttactattgccaggctctgtactaagcgttgggctagatataagctaatcaggttggacacagttgaacgcagtccatgtcccacttggagctgatagtctcaattcccatttgacagatgaggtgactgaggcacagagaagtgacttgctcaaaatcacccatcaggcaccctttattcacccctccctcagccccacagcacctatgtccgtatccataatttattttttatctatattaaggtctgtctctggtatttgttttttatagtatttgttttttatggtatctgtttaacacttactatgtgctaggcactgtgtactaagtgctggggtagatacaagctaattacgttggacacagtccacttcccacctgggctcttaatctccattttacagatcataataataataataatagtaagtgcttaacgaataccacaattattattatgcgctaTGCACCGTGCAAAAGcgttagggtggatacgagcaaagtgggttggacacagatgggggaactgaggcccagagaagtgtggtgacttgcccaaggtcattcagcagacccggggcagagccaggactagaacccaggcctttttgTCAcccgggcccaggttctatccactaggccatgctgcttctcctgcttctagttgtgggcaggaaatatgtctacatgctgttatattgtactttcccaagcgcttagtacagtgctcggcatataggaagcgctcaataaatatgactgattgactgtcgtGCTGGCTTTTGGCCAGCGCCGATCCCGGGCAATTGGCTTATTCCACGCCCTCCTGGACTCGGCGGTCGGCCCGTGTAAAACCACACGCTTCCCCAGACGCGGAAAACGAAAGCCATCATCGGCCTCACCCTTTGGCAAACATGTCGACGGCAGACACGTGCAGTTGCTCCCGCTCGGTCAGtggctgaccttgggctagcTCCAGCATGGTCTTCACTGCGAGGTCGAGCTCTTCGTCCAGAAGCACGGAGCTTCCGGTGCCCACCAGCTCCAGCCCGTTGGCGATCACGTGTCCCATAGCTGAAGAAAGCAGGGGACAATGACCagccaggagcagtgtggcctaacggctagaccgtgggcctgggagtcaggaggacctgggttctgattccggctctgccgcaggaccttgggcaagtcagaacaagtacagggcctggcacgcagtaagcgcttaacacatatcacgattattgttatttattactaaggctgggctgggtacaagcaaatcgggttggacacagtccctgtccacttatcgggctcacagtctcaatccccaacgttttacagatgaggtaagtgaggcccagagaagtgaagtgactcgtccaaggtaataacaaaaatgatggtatttgttaagcgcttactatgtgccaagcaccctcctaagcactggagtaagtacaaggtcatcgggttgtcccacatggggcttgcagtcttaatcccctttttacagatgagggaactgaggcccagaagtgaagcgagctgtccaaggtcacacagcagacgagcggcagagccgggattggaacccaggactttccgactcccaagccccggctctacccactacgccacgctgcttagtaagtaagcgtagtaagagcttaataaatgccattttaaagaaAGGCGTATTTTACCCCAGTAATGTTCCTAGGTGAGTGAAACTACCTTTAGTTTTATGAAACTACTTTCGCCTTCAAGCATGAAAGTGGTTACTTACTAAAAGTTGGATCTGCTTCCTTCAACTTGGAAAGACACCCTTCTATGCCTCCAAGGCTTTTATCGTTGGTCCATTTCACATACTGTAATGAGAAGCTACAAGGTTAGGGAAGTTGACGGCACTGAAATTCTTCCTTTTAACACTGGGAAATTTCTGAAATCTAAAGTATAAACCAAAGAAAGCACGGTCTTGAGGCTGCGTATAATTACGTAACAGTTAAAGATCACACCCATGCAGCTTTCTTTCAAATCCGTTTGAAGGAATTAagcgggaagggaagaggaggtttTCAAATTCAATGTGAGagacagcgagcgctcaataaatatcaaccaTTTCATCGAGTCGAGCTCCTAAAGTTTGAGAACAGACACGTCTGCTGACGAGATGAATGCCATTAGAAAATTCTCAACTGGTGGGCGGTTTAGCTTCCAGGGTGAGCTTGcttttggctttttaaaattagtattattttaaatggtcactcagcaggcaagtggcagagtcgggattagcacgcaggtcctctgactctcaggcttgcaccactaggccccgctaagagagagtacaatatcatagacACCACACAATCAGATCACACaaagcctggggctcacagtctgggggaaggTCAACCTGGGCAGAGGGGACGAGAgggtggcgggggcagggggggaggaCCCTGGGGAAAAAAGGAGGCTCAGAACAGAGTATTTCCCCCAAAGTGATGTACCTGAGTCAGGGTAGCGTCAAACAGCTTGCAGGCTTCATTACTGGTAGTAGACAGAGGGAGGCCAGCCTCCCGCCAAGCCTGAAAGGAatcaagggtattcattcattccatcgtatttattgagtgcttactgtgtgcatagtcctaagcacttgggagagtacgatataacaacaaacatattccctgcccacaatgagcttacagtctggaggagcactaactgtgcgcagacactgtacttagcgcttgggagagtacagtataacgacagAACGGTCACATTCCCATCccgctatgagcttacagtctgggggggggtgacagagattaatataaataaatgacagatataagcgctgtggggcgg
This window encodes:
- the TTC38 gene encoding tetratricopeptide repeat protein 38; the encoded protein is MAPQASRLRPRGGGGGGGGAVWRRWRWAASVVAVVSVAASMAALRDCQAWREAGLPLSTTSNEACKLFDATLTQYVKWTNDKSLGGIEGCLSKLKEADPTFTMGHVIANGLELVGTGSSVLLDEELDLAVKTMLELAQGQPLTEREQLHVSAVDMFAKGRLPKACDLWERILQKHPTDMLALKFAHDTYFYLGYQPQMRDSVARVYPYWSPHLPLSSYVKGIYSFGLMETNFYDQAEALAKEALSIEQRDAWSVHTIAHIHEMKAEVEAGLEFMQCSENNWKDCDMLACHNYWHWSLYLIEKGEYEAALTIYDDHIAPSLLGSGAMLDMVDSCSMLYRLQMEGVPVGGRWQEVMKITKQHSKDHILLFNDAHFLMSSLGAKDHETTNELLATLQEASNSPGENSQHLLARGVGLPLCHAMVAFENGDHDRVLELLLPIRYQIVQLGGSNAQRDVFNQLLVHAALNSQAPSSRNLARSLLVERDALRRNSPLTERLLRKAGAAHLRE